The DNA segment CGTCCCTAGCCCTCAAAGGAAGAGCACTGGCCACGATCTACCCTTTTTTAATTTACCTCCTAAGAGCAATCAAGCATGGTCAGCTCCAGATATGCCCTTTGACACCTCTGGGCTACCTCCTCCTGCGTTTTACGACTTCACGGCGTTTAGCACAGACAACTCTCCAATCAACAGCCCGCGGCCTCGAAGTCCGCGTAGACAGATCAGAAGTCCGCAACCGAGCAGGCCAACTTCACCGTTGCACTCGATGCTATCGCCTGAGCATTTGGCTGGAGCAAGGGATAGTGTTTCCTCGCCGTTGCATCCGAGAATGTCCACTGATGTTGCCAGTGGACGTAGCTCGAATGTTCATCCTTTGCCTCTCCCTCCTGGAGCTGCTTGTCCCTCTTTGTCAGCTGCTGCTTCTCCTGTTTCGTACCCGCAGGGTCCTCTCAAACAGGATTTGTTCCCGATGAATTCTCAGTGGAAGAAAGGGAAGCTAATAGGTCGTGGTACATTTGGAAGTGTTTATGTCGCCAGTAACAGGTAATCTGTTTGTATTCTCACTCTTTCCTATAGCTGTTGGGTGCCAACAATGCTCCCTTTTTAGTGTatcctgagtttttttttttcatttgcagTGAAACGGGAGCATTATGTGCGATGAAGGAAGTTGAGTTGTTTCCTGATGACCCAAAATCTGCAGAGTGTATAAAGCAGCTAGAGCAGGTAAGCTCCAGGAGAGAGACTATAGGAGATCGTCTGTGTTTGGTTTGTTCTCAAACCGCCATCTGATACGTAACTTGTTTCTGTTTCAGGAGATAAAACTTCTCAGTAACCTTCAACATCCAAACATTGTGCAGTATTTTGGTAGTGAGATAGTGAGTATATTCTCTGTTTACATGCATATAACCTTACCTATCTGATTTAGTGTGGCTGAAGATTCATTGGACTAATTGtcttttattttgtattgtACAGGTAGAAGATCGTTTCTTTATATACCTGGAATATGTTCACCCGGGTTCAATTAACAAATATATCCGAGACCATGGCGGCGGTACCATGACAGAATCTGTTGTTCGCAATTTTACTCGCCACATCTTGTCCGGGCTGGCTTATTTGCACAGCAAAAAGACAGTACATAGGTAAAGTCTCAATATTAGTGTAATTAATCTTGGTGAATATATGTTGAAGCTTTACGCATATTGATTTTCTTTAATGTTCAACAGGGATATCAAAGGTGCTAATCTCCTTGTCGATGCCTCTGGTGTTGTCAAGCTTGCTGACTTCGGCATGGCTAAACACGTGAGTTCTAGTTTCTGTCTACTGTTTTACTGTTGCTAAACAAGTGATCAAGggtctttgttttgtttctgtttgatAATAATGAAGTTGCTATTTTGTTCTTCAGCTTACCGGGCAAAGAGCTGATCTTTCGCTGAAAGGAAGCCCGTACTGGATGGCACCAGAGGTAGTCTTTGTTTAATGATCTTAGAAACCGTTACATATAcctatattaatataatattttactcACACAGCTCATGCAAGCTGTGATGCAAAAAGATAGCAACCCGGATCTCGCTTTTGCTGTTGATATATGGAGTTTAGGATGTACAATCATCGAGATGTTCACTGGAAAGCCTCCATGGAGTGAGTTTGAAGGGGTAAGCACACACATATGCCTTGTTACACTAAAGATAGATTTCTCCTGATAACTAAAACTGTTTGCGTCAACTTTGCCTTCCCATACATAGGCTGCAGCTATGTTCAAGGTGATGAGAGATAGCCCACCGGTACCTGAATCGATGTCACCGGAGGGCAAAGAGTTTCTAAGACTATGTTTTCAGAGAAACCCGGCAGAGCGACCAACGGCATCTATATTGCTAGAACACCGGTTCCTTAAGAACTCTGTGCAATCAACCTCCCCACGTAACAGCGATGTCTCAAATTGCTCTCATATACTTAACGGGATGAACATAAAGGTAAGCAAAACCTCAATCCAAGCTTTGCATCTCTCTCATGGACCTATGTATTAAATTATAATCTTTCTCTACTTTCATTGACAGGAACCAAACACTAGGAGGGAGAAACCAAATTTCAAACTAGATCAAGTTCCGCGCGCTAGAAACGTGACATCCTCAGAGAGGTAATCATTCTCATCACAGTCTCATCTGTGTAAGTTTTTCTCTAGTCAGAACCGAAACATATGTGAAACCtgtgtttttgtgttttttttctctgtgctgtttctttttgtgtgttggctttctccagcttcttcaaACGTACTTCTTTTTCTCCAGTGAAAGTTGGCAGCAGCAACAGTACCGGTCTCCTGATCTAACCGGGACAGTGCCCCGTCTGTCCCCTCGATCCACTCTCGAGGCTATTCCGAGCCCGTCTCCATCCCAACGACCTAACCCAAGCACTGAGCGAAGAAGAATCTCCATCCCTTCTGATCAAGTTTGATTTGCACCGAGGCAACGATATcatatgaagattttttttttttttttgttaaaatatgatATGAAGATACTACTATGTATTCTCATGCACATGTGTGTATCAATGTACGTAGGTAGTTTGGGGGTAGAGGGTAGAAGGGTTGTGTATGTAACATTTTATTCCACTGTGGAATTGAGAGAAGAGGCTTGATTCTTCTTTTCCGGGGGTTTTTAGAGGAAGAGTGTGTATAAACGACGTCTTGTGTACATTTGGTTCcggatacattattttttagatttggAACCATTCATTTAAAagttcaatctctctctctgattttgAAGTCTCGCTCTTGATAGTAGCTGGCTTAGGTTAGTAATATGTTTGGACAAGACATCCCAGCTCATCCTTCACGGGGACATAAGAATCAAGAAATATGATTCCTCTTCAAACTCATTAAGGGTCTGTTCGTTTCTCCATCTGGATGGAGAGAGATGAGAGTTTTGTTCGTTTAGGTACTAAAAGTGTAACTCATTCGGATGGATCATCCGGATGACTTTCGAAAATTAACgcttaattttaaagttcattCAGCTGATCCAATTTGGACTGGTGTTGTGACTCCTAATATGTTGTCTTTGCTGTTTCTATATATATCGTTAACGTTCTATGAGTTTGTGATATTGCCTAATTGCGTTAGATAATACTATAACAAGTTGAAACTCATGTTGCCTAATACGGAAGCAACCAACAGTGCTCCAAAGTTGATTAAGTTTGAAGAGTCTAATTTTGATGATGTGCTTATAGAAGTTGCATGGGCCAAAACTACAGAAGAAAAGACATTATTGTACCAGTTTTTTTACCTGAGC comes from the Brassica napus cultivar Da-Ae chromosome A7, Da-Ae, whole genome shotgun sequence genome and includes:
- the LOC106358348 gene encoding mitogen-activated protein kinase kinase kinase 5 isoform X3 → MRWLPQISFSSPSLKPVASYSESPDPDRNLDRDRFHRRLFRFNRGRLTRQRKLRHLTDDDVLVQRPASTSSSSSPTVDVWLNRSPSAYTPGPRSPSAVPLPLPLPLPEGDSRNRNAANGRLIADRTSSGGPPLTSVAHDSRRASENSSCNNSPNTRNGYWVNIPTMSAPTSPYMSPVPSPQRKSTGHDLPFFNLPPKSNQAWSAPDMPFDTSGLPPPAFYDFTAFSTDNSPINSPRPRSPRRQIRSPQPSRPTSPLHSMLSPEHLAGARDSVSSPLHPRMSTDVASGRSSNVHPLPLPPGAACPSLSAAASPVSYPQGPLKQDLFPMNSQWKKGKLIGRGTFGSVYVASNSETGALCAMKEVELFPDDPKSAECIKQLEQEIKLLSNLQHPNIVQYFGSEIVEDRFFIYLEYVHPGSINKYIRDHGGGTMTESVVRNFTRHILSGLAYLHSKKTVHRDIKGANLLVDASGVVKLADFGMAKHLTGQRADLSLKGSPYWMAPELMQAVMQKDSNPDLAFAVDIWSLGCTIIEMFTGKPPWSEFEGAAAMFKVMRDSPPVPESMSPEGKEFLRLCFQRNPAERPTASILLEHRFLKNSVQSTSPRNSDVSNCSHILNGMNIKEPNTRREKPNFKLDQVPRARNVTSSESFFKRTSFSPVKVGSSNSTGLLI
- the LOC106358348 gene encoding mitogen-activated protein kinase kinase kinase 5 isoform X1 is translated as MRWLPQISFSSPSLKPVASYSESPDPDRNLDRDRFHRRLFRFNRGRLTRQRKLRHLTDDDVLVQRPASTSSSSSPTVDVWLNRSPSAYTPGPRSPSAVPLPLPLPLPEGDSRNRNAANGRLIADRTSSGGPPLTSVAHDSRRASENSSCNNSPNTRNGYWVNIPTMSAPTSPYMSPVPSPQRKSTGHDLPFFNLPPKSNQAWSAPDMPFDTSGLPPPAFYDFTAFSTDNSPINSPRPRSPRRQIRSPQPSRPTSPLHSMLSPEHLAGARDSVSSPLHPRMSTDVASGRSSNVHPLPLPPGAACPSLSAAASPVSYPQGPLKQDLFPMNSQWKKGKLIGRGTFGSVYVASNSETGALCAMKEVELFPDDPKSAECIKQLEQEIKLLSNLQHPNIVQYFGSEIVEDRFFIYLEYVHPGSINKYIRDHGGGTMTESVVRNFTRHILSGLAYLHSKKTVHRDIKGANLLVDASGVVKLADFGMAKHLTGQRADLSLKGSPYWMAPELMQAVMQKDSNPDLAFAVDIWSLGCTIIEMFTGKPPWSEFEGAAAMFKVMRDSPPVPESMSPEGKEFLRLCFQRNPAERPTASILLEHRFLKNSVQSTSPRNSDVSNCSHILNGMNIKEPNTRREKPNFKLDQVPRARNVTSSESESWQQQQYRSPDLTGTVPRLSPRSTLEAIPSPSPSQRPNPSTERRRISIPSDQV
- the LOC106358348 gene encoding mitogen-activated protein kinase kinase kinase 5 isoform X2, yielding MRWLPQISFSSPSLKPVASYSESPDPDRNLDRDRFHRRLFRFNRGRLTRQRKLRHLTDDDVLVQRPASTSSSSSPTVDVWLNRSPSAYTPGPRSPSAVPLPLPLPLPEGDSRNRNAANGRLIADRTSSGGPPLTRASENSSCNNSPNTRNGYWVNIPTMSAPTSPYMSPVPSPQRKSTGHDLPFFNLPPKSNQAWSAPDMPFDTSGLPPPAFYDFTAFSTDNSPINSPRPRSPRRQIRSPQPSRPTSPLHSMLSPEHLAGARDSVSSPLHPRMSTDVASGRSSNVHPLPLPPGAACPSLSAAASPVSYPQGPLKQDLFPMNSQWKKGKLIGRGTFGSVYVASNSETGALCAMKEVELFPDDPKSAECIKQLEQEIKLLSNLQHPNIVQYFGSEIVEDRFFIYLEYVHPGSINKYIRDHGGGTMTESVVRNFTRHILSGLAYLHSKKTVHRDIKGANLLVDASGVVKLADFGMAKHLTGQRADLSLKGSPYWMAPELMQAVMQKDSNPDLAFAVDIWSLGCTIIEMFTGKPPWSEFEGAAAMFKVMRDSPPVPESMSPEGKEFLRLCFQRNPAERPTASILLEHRFLKNSVQSTSPRNSDVSNCSHILNGMNIKEPNTRREKPNFKLDQVPRARNVTSSESESWQQQQYRSPDLTGTVPRLSPRSTLEAIPSPSPSQRPNPSTERRRISIPSDQV